Proteins encoded together in one Gemmatimonadota bacterium DH-78 window:
- the atpG gene encoding ATP synthase F1 subunit gamma, with the protein MAGARDVKRRIKSVENTRQITRTMELVATSKLKRATDRVYAAKPYGDALREIVRSLYAPAFADRYPVLRRPEKIRRAAVLLLSANRGLAGAFNANLIKEARSLLERLRAEGIETELHIAGKKGIAFFRFRGEVISSQTTEIGDAPTVADAESLMGPLRRRFEEGALDAVYVVASEFRSALSTPPATRQVLPIEPGEGGQDAEGFILSPGAGPILERILPAYVRNAVFTALVENAAAEQGSRRTAMKNATDNAGDVLEHLTRSYNRARQAQITQEIAEIVGGAAALE; encoded by the coding sequence GTGGCTGGAGCCCGAGACGTAAAGCGCCGGATCAAGTCGGTGGAGAACACCCGACAGATCACGCGCACGATGGAGCTGGTGGCGACGAGCAAGCTCAAGCGCGCCACCGACCGCGTGTACGCGGCGAAGCCGTACGGTGACGCCCTGCGAGAGATCGTCCGGTCGCTCTACGCTCCCGCCTTCGCGGATCGCTATCCGGTGCTGCGGCGCCCCGAGAAGATCCGGAGGGCCGCGGTGCTGCTGCTCTCGGCGAACCGCGGCCTGGCCGGCGCGTTCAACGCCAACCTGATCAAGGAAGCGCGGTCGCTGCTGGAGCGGTTGCGCGCCGAGGGCATCGAGACCGAGCTGCACATCGCAGGAAAGAAGGGCATCGCCTTCTTCCGGTTCCGCGGCGAGGTCATCTCGTCGCAGACCACGGAGATCGGCGATGCGCCGACGGTGGCCGACGCGGAGTCGCTGATGGGTCCGCTGCGCCGTCGGTTCGAGGAAGGAGCGCTCGACGCCGTCTACGTGGTGGCTTCCGAGTTCCGCTCCGCGCTGTCGACGCCGCCGGCCACCCGCCAGGTGCTGCCGATCGAGCCCGGCGAGGGCGGTCAGGATGCCGAGGGGTTCATTCTCTCTCCCGGCGCCGGACCGATTCTCGAGCGCATCCTCCCCGCGTACGTCCGCAACGCCGTCTTCACCGCGCTGGTGGAGAACGCGGCGGCGGAGCAGGGTTCGCGGCGCACGGCGATGAAGAACGCCACGGACAACGCCGGCGACGTGCTCGAACACCTCACGCGTAGCTACAACCGGGCCCGGCAGGCCCAGATCACCCAGGAAATCGCCGAGATCGTCGGAGGCGCGGCCGCCCTCGAGTAG
- a CDS encoding ATP synthase F0 subunit C gives MLHAFLAAVQDTAATGDAGLGLIGAGLAIGLTVIGAGLGIGRIGEGAVQGIARQPEAGANIQTAGIILAALIEGAALFGLVLVFLLF, from the coding sequence ATGCTGCACGCTTTTCTCGCTGCCGTTCAGGACACCGCTGCCACCGGCGACGCCGGTCTGGGTCTCATCGGTGCCGGTCTCGCCATCGGCCTCACCGTGATCGGTGCCGGTCTGGGCATCGGCCGCATCGGTGAGGGCGCCGTCCAGGGGATCGCCCGGCAGCCCGAGGCGGGTGCCAACATCCAGACCGCCGGGATCATCCTGGCCGCCCTCATCGAGGGTGCGGCGCTGTTCGGCCTGGTTCTGGTCTTCCTGCTGTTCTGA
- a CDS encoding RNA methyltransferase, with translation MNALSDARRRLIGRLRHRKTRAREALVLVEGVRVVSDLLEAGVRPRFALVSPRCDALAPDLVGRLHEVTEVVRVDDDTLESCADTSTPQGVLAVAPEPGGDWFDRIGPDDRILVLDALQDPGNVGTLVRAAAALGATGVVLLDGSVEPWNPKAVRASAGAVFRCPLALVQSDRALERLSRAGLPILVADASGTDVAPPPWHGGWALVVGSEGHGVREALRAQAAKTVRVPMAAGVESLNAGVAGSILLYELTRHRGGPGA, from the coding sequence ATGAACGCATTGAGCGATGCCCGCCGCCGGCTGATCGGCCGCCTGCGACACCGGAAGACCCGGGCCCGCGAGGCGCTCGTTCTGGTGGAAGGGGTGCGGGTCGTGAGCGACCTGCTGGAGGCGGGCGTGCGGCCGAGATTCGCCCTCGTGTCGCCTCGCTGCGACGCGCTCGCGCCCGACCTCGTGGGGCGGTTGCACGAGGTGACCGAGGTGGTGCGCGTGGACGACGACACGCTGGAGAGCTGCGCCGACACGAGCACCCCTCAGGGCGTGCTCGCCGTGGCCCCCGAGCCGGGGGGCGACTGGTTCGACCGCATCGGTCCCGACGATCGGATCCTCGTGCTCGACGCGCTCCAGGACCCGGGCAACGTGGGCACCCTGGTCCGCGCCGCCGCCGCACTGGGCGCCACCGGCGTCGTCCTGCTCGACGGCTCGGTGGAGCCCTGGAATCCCAAGGCCGTGCGCGCGTCGGCCGGCGCGGTGTTTCGCTGCCCGCTCGCCCTGGTGCAGTCCGACCGCGCGCTCGAGCGCCTGTCGCGGGCGGGGCTTCCGATTCTGGTGGCCGACGCATCCGGTACCGATGTCGCCCCCCCGCCCTGGCACGGCGGATGGGCGCTGGTGGTCGGCAGCGAGGGGCACGGGGTGCGCGAGGCCCTCCGGGCGCAGGCGGCGAAGACGGTGCGGGTGCCGATGGCGGCGGGGGTCGAATCCCTCAACGCGGGGGTGGCGGGGTCGATCCTGTTGTACGAACTCACCCGACACCGCGGAGGGCCTGGTGCCTGA
- a CDS encoding hemolysin family protein, with the protein MTPLTAGVVALLLVVMSALLSAAETAVFSVSRSRLRTLVDEGFAGAESLARIRTRSTSIQTAVHLLITILNLVAVGLAVTMGALMAGATGALVALAAAVAVLIVFAEIAPRAVAFRHPIRMALASAPALARIERSVGAVLSPFIRLEALLSGLNGEEDELGEREVRDMTELGRREGIVDSEEHLLVERAFRLDERTAWDVMTPRVEVFALQESLTVAEVVPRLSGVPYSRVPVYGESIDDITGVLYVREAYQTLVSGRREMEVGALARDPYFVPGSLPLSELLRSFQARRLHMGIVADEFGGTDGIVTLEDVLEELVGEIVDETDVDDEELLRIGENDLVADGGVDLRDINEAFDLELPEIENRSLNGFILDELGYVPQPGETLETDGARMEVLEASETQVIRARLTRLDPDSSDRES; encoded by the coding sequence ATGACCCCCCTCACCGCGGGCGTGGTCGCGCTCCTGCTCGTCGTGATGTCCGCACTCCTCTCCGCAGCCGAGACCGCCGTGTTCTCGGTGTCGCGGTCGCGGCTGCGCACCCTCGTCGACGAGGGCTTCGCCGGCGCGGAGTCGCTCGCCCGGATCCGGACCCGCTCCACCTCGATCCAGACCGCGGTCCACCTCCTGATCACGATCCTCAACCTGGTGGCCGTCGGGCTGGCCGTGACGATGGGCGCCCTGATGGCCGGAGCCACCGGCGCCCTCGTCGCGCTGGCGGCCGCCGTGGCAGTCCTGATCGTCTTCGCCGAGATCGCCCCCCGGGCGGTGGCCTTCCGCCACCCGATCCGGATGGCGCTCGCCTCCGCCCCCGCCCTGGCGCGCATCGAGCGCTCCGTGGGCGCGGTGCTCTCGCCCTTCATCCGTCTCGAGGCGCTGCTCTCCGGGCTCAACGGCGAGGAGGACGAGCTGGGCGAGCGGGAGGTGCGCGACATGACCGAGCTCGGCCGACGGGAGGGCATCGTCGACAGCGAGGAGCATCTGCTCGTGGAGCGGGCCTTTCGGCTCGACGAACGCACCGCCTGGGACGTCATGACCCCGCGCGTGGAGGTGTTCGCGCTCCAGGAGTCGCTGACGGTGGCCGAGGTGGTGCCGCGGCTGTCGGGAGTCCCCTATTCGCGGGTGCCGGTGTACGGCGAGTCGATCGACGACATCACCGGCGTGCTCTACGTGCGCGAGGCCTATCAGACGCTCGTGTCGGGGCGTCGGGAGATGGAGGTCGGGGCCCTCGCACGCGACCCGTACTTCGTGCCGGGGTCCCTCCCGCTGTCGGAGTTGCTGCGGAGTTTTCAGGCTCGGAGACTCCACATGGGCATCGTCGCCGACGAGTTCGGAGGCACCGACGGGATCGTGACCCTCGAGGACGTGCTGGAAGAGCTGGTGGGCGAGATCGTGGACGAGACCGATGTCGACGACGAGGAGCTGCTCCGCATCGGCGAGAACGATCTCGTGGCGGACGGCGGTGTCGATCTCCGCGACATCAACGAGGCCTTCGACCTCGAGCTTCCGGAGATCGAGAACCGCTCGCTCAACGGCTTCATTCTCGACGAGCTCGGCTACGTGCCGCAGCCGGGCGAGACGCTCGAGACCGACGGCGCCCGCATGGAGGTGCTCGAGGCCTCCGAGACGCAGGTGATCCGCGCGCGCCTCACCCGACTCGACCCCGACTCCTCCGACCGCGAATCCTGA
- a CDS encoding prepilin peptidase — MPEAWIPWVAGLFGLALGSFLNVCTLRWPVGASVVHPPSRCPGCGTAISARDNVPVLGWVLLRGRCRSCREPISVQYPLVEVAAGAIWAGSFWMWGLDWEAARAAVFLTILLGIAVSDARFYIIPDPFSLGGAAVGLAFAFAPGGIEPLTSLVGAVAGFVGFQLVGVLGTWIVRRTNPDRLDQAFDAHDEQRADPGVRARVAALSRPGTRVVLVGLAAAATAVAGVTTGAGGAFVACASTVAAVAILLAWAESFEEATFEPERAARDDEADAEAPVSALGGGDIRMMALIGAFLGPVGVVLTTLGGSVLALVAAIPLSLVFRQLIPLGIFLAYAGAFTWLWGTDLVAWYLRFAGF, encoded by the coding sequence GTGCCTGAGGCCTGGATCCCCTGGGTGGCCGGACTCTTCGGCCTCGCCCTCGGCTCGTTTCTCAACGTCTGCACCCTCCGCTGGCCGGTGGGGGCCTCGGTCGTGCACCCGCCGTCGCGCTGCCCCGGATGCGGCACCGCCATCTCGGCGCGCGACAACGTGCCGGTCCTCGGGTGGGTGTTGCTCCGCGGGCGCTGCCGAAGCTGCCGGGAGCCGATCTCGGTCCAGTACCCGCTCGTGGAGGTGGCGGCGGGGGCGATCTGGGCCGGCTCGTTCTGGATGTGGGGTCTGGACTGGGAGGCGGCGCGCGCGGCGGTGTTCCTCACCATCCTGCTCGGCATCGCGGTGAGCGACGCCCGCTTCTACATCATTCCCGATCCGTTCTCCCTCGGCGGGGCGGCGGTCGGTCTGGCCTTCGCCTTCGCACCCGGGGGCATCGAACCCCTCACCTCGCTCGTCGGGGCGGTCGCCGGCTTCGTCGGCTTTCAGCTGGTCGGCGTACTCGGCACCTGGATCGTGCGGCGCACGAACCCGGATCGGCTGGATCAGGCGTTCGACGCCCACGACGAACAGCGCGCCGATCCGGGGGTGCGCGCCCGCGTTGCCGCGCTCTCGCGCCCGGGCACCCGCGTCGTGCTGGTGGGCCTCGCGGCGGCGGCCACGGCGGTGGCCGGGGTGACGACTGGCGCCGGAGGGGCCTTCGTCGCGTGCGCCTCGACGGTGGCGGCCGTGGCCATCCTGCTCGCCTGGGCCGAGTCGTTCGAAGAGGCCACCTTCGAACCCGAACGCGCGGCTCGCGACGACGAGGCCGACGCGGAGGCTCCGGTCTCGGCGCTCGGCGGGGGCGACATCCGGATGATGGCGCTCATCGGGGCCTTCCTGGGGCCGGTGGGGGTGGTGCTCACCACCCTGGGGGGCTCGGTGCTGGCCCTCGTGGCGGCGATCCCCCTCAGCCTCGTGTTTCGGCAGCTGATTCCGCTCGGAATCTTCCTCGCCTACGCCGGTGCCTTCACCTGGCTGTGGGGCACCGACCTGGTCGCCTGGTACCTGCGCTTCGCCGGTTTCTGA
- a CDS encoding gamma carbonic anhydrase family protein has product MAALVLPFNGHTPVIAPDAFLAPTAVVLGNVRIESRASVWFGAVIRGDDPEHPIVVGAGSSIQDNCIVHVGEWGPTVVGSRVTVGHGAAFESCEIGDGCVIGMNAVILQKASIGAESVVGAGAVVTEGAAFPERSVIAGVPARLRKQLDGRAADWIAKGGRHYIELGRRYREAGVDRWPGGSGG; this is encoded by the coding sequence ATGGCCGCTCTCGTGCTGCCCTTCAACGGGCACACTCCCGTGATCGCCCCCGACGCCTTCCTCGCCCCCACCGCGGTGGTGCTCGGCAACGTGCGAATCGAGTCGCGGGCCAGCGTCTGGTTCGGCGCGGTGATCCGCGGCGACGACCCCGAGCACCCGATCGTGGTGGGCGCCGGCTCGAGCATCCAGGACAACTGCATCGTCCACGTGGGCGAGTGGGGGCCGACCGTGGTGGGCTCGCGGGTGACGGTCGGACACGGGGCCGCCTTCGAGAGCTGCGAGATCGGCGACGGGTGCGTGATCGGGATGAACGCCGTGATCCTCCAGAAGGCCTCGATCGGCGCCGAGTCGGTCGTCGGAGCGGGCGCCGTGGTGACCGAGGGCGCCGCCTTTCCCGAGCGGAGCGTGATCGCCGGGGTGCCGGCCCGCCTCCGGAAACAGCTCGATGGCCGGGCCGCCGACTGGATCGCGAAGGGCGGGCGCCACTACATCGAGCTGGGGCGCCGCTACCGGGAGGCCGGCGTGGATCGCTGGCCCGGCGGAAGCGGGGGCTGA
- the atpB gene encoding F0F1 ATP synthase subunit A, which yields MSLFGFVQEYGGEGAEAGHASGAMPFEELPGFTQDHIADGRYIEVFGAKLDMSGVHFPSFEVFGLTVDFSPTRHLVFMLIAALLCIMIFVPLARSLVRKDPSKAPSGFANAMESLILYFRDEVVRPNIGHGADGYTPFILTVFFFIWFMNLLGLTPFGITATANLSVTAALAIIAFIATEVSGMRALGPAGYARTIFFVPAGVPALLKPVMLLIMTPVEFMGKLTKPFALAVRLFANMVAGHSLVLALLGLIFVYQGWGIATGSVLVVSAIMILELFVATLQAYIFAMLTSVFIGLIRHAH from the coding sequence ATGAGCCTGTTCGGATTCGTACAGGAGTATGGAGGCGAGGGTGCCGAGGCGGGGCACGCTTCGGGGGCGATGCCGTTCGAGGAGCTTCCCGGGTTCACGCAGGACCACATCGCCGACGGCAGATACATCGAGGTCTTCGGCGCGAAGCTGGACATGTCGGGGGTCCATTTCCCCTCCTTCGAGGTGTTCGGCCTCACGGTCGATTTCTCGCCTACCCGGCACCTCGTCTTCATGCTGATCGCCGCGCTCCTGTGCATCATGATCTTCGTGCCGCTGGCGCGCTCGCTGGTCCGGAAGGATCCGTCGAAGGCGCCCAGCGGGTTCGCGAACGCCATGGAGAGCCTCATCCTGTACTTCCGGGACGAGGTGGTCCGCCCCAACATCGGGCACGGCGCCGACGGCTACACGCCGTTCATCCTGACGGTGTTCTTCTTCATCTGGTTCATGAATCTGCTCGGCCTGACGCCCTTCGGCATCACGGCCACCGCGAACCTCTCCGTGACCGCGGCTCTCGCGATCATCGCATTCATCGCCACCGAGGTTTCCGGAATGCGGGCCCTGGGGCCGGCGGGGTACGCGCGCACGATCTTCTTCGTGCCCGCGGGCGTGCCGGCTCTCCTCAAGCCGGTCATGCTGCTGATCATGACTCCCGTGGAGTTCATGGGGAAGCTCACGAAGCCCTTCGCTCTGGCCGTGCGTCTCTTCGCCAACATGGTGGCGGGACACTCGCTGGTCCTCGCGCTGCTGGGCCTCATCTTCGTCTACCAGGGGTGGGGCATCGCCACGGGGTCGGTCCTCGTCGTGAGCGCCATCATGATCCTGGAGCTCTTCGTAGCGACGCTGCAGGCGTACATCTTCGCCATGCTCACGTCGGTGTTCATCGGACTCATCCGCCACGCCCACTGA
- a CDS encoding MoxR family ATPase produces the protein MTEQTLGAPDRDVVLLERVAEVSANLRREVEKRIVGQHHVVEGLLTALLANGHALLVGVPGLAKTLLVSTVAEALDLEFSRVQFTPDLMPTDITGTEVIEEDRSTGRRVFRFVKGPIFANIVLADEINRTPPKTQAALLQAMQERAVTAAGQTYKLDAPFFVLATQNPIEQEGTYPLPEAQLDRFMMELRIGYPSREEEEQIAMTTTGDDRPTVSSVVTASELVELQHLVRRVPVAPSLVAYAVRLVRATRPDDAEAPALTRQYASWGAGPRASQYLVLGAKARAAARGDALPSLDDVRAVAPAVLAHRVVLNFEAEADGRTTRDVIAELIENSRSWT, from the coding sequence ATGACCGAACAGACCCTGGGAGCGCCGGACCGCGACGTGGTCCTGCTGGAACGCGTCGCGGAAGTCTCGGCGAACCTCCGCAGGGAGGTCGAGAAACGGATCGTGGGGCAGCACCACGTGGTCGAGGGGCTGCTCACCGCACTCCTCGCGAACGGGCACGCGCTGCTCGTGGGCGTGCCCGGCCTCGCGAAGACGCTGCTGGTGTCGACGGTGGCCGAGGCGCTCGACCTCGAGTTCAGTCGGGTGCAGTTCACCCCCGACCTCATGCCGACCGACATCACCGGCACCGAGGTGATCGAGGAGGACCGCAGCACCGGTCGCCGGGTCTTCCGCTTCGTGAAGGGGCCGATCTTCGCCAACATCGTGCTGGCCGACGAGATCAACCGCACCCCGCCCAAGACCCAGGCGGCCCTCCTCCAGGCGATGCAGGAGCGGGCGGTCACCGCCGCCGGTCAGACGTACAAGCTCGACGCGCCCTTCTTCGTGCTCGCAACCCAGAATCCGATCGAGCAGGAGGGCACCTATCCGCTGCCCGAGGCCCAGCTCGACCGCTTCATGATGGAACTGCGAATCGGCTACCCCAGCCGGGAAGAGGAGGAGCAGATCGCGATGACCACCACCGGGGACGACCGCCCCACGGTGTCGTCGGTGGTGACCGCGAGCGAGCTCGTGGAGCTGCAGCATCTGGTTCGCCGCGTGCCGGTGGCGCCCTCGCTGGTGGCGTACGCGGTCCGACTGGTCCGCGCCACGCGCCCCGACGATGCCGAGGCCCCGGCCCTGACCCGACAGTACGCTTCGTGGGGAGCGGGCCCGCGCGCGAGTCAGTATCTCGTGCTCGGGGCCAAGGCCCGCGCGGCCGCCCGGGGGGACGCGCTCCCCTCCCTCGACGATGTGCGCGCGGTGGCTCCGGCGGTGCTCGCCCACCGGGTCGTGCTCAACTTCGAGGCCGAGGCCGACGGTCGCACCACCCGCGACGTGATCGCGGAACTCATCGAGAACAGTCGCTCATGGACATAG
- a CDS encoding AtpZ/AtpI family protein — translation MTHRDPEHRPRTKGGDSEIQRASGEALGHGFTIAAAIGLFLWAGDRLDRALGTSPLFALTGALVGAAAGFYRMYAHLTAGQRSSDADRDEQE, via the coding sequence ATGACGCACCGGGACCCGGAACACCGGCCCAGAACGAAGGGCGGTGACTCGGAGATCCAACGGGCCTCGGGCGAGGCCCTGGGTCACGGATTCACCATTGCGGCGGCCATCGGTCTGTTTCTGTGGGCCGGTGATCGTCTGGACCGCGCGCTGGGCACGAGTCCGCTGTTCGCCCTGACCGGAGCACTGGTCGGCGCCGCGGCGGGCTTCTACCGGATGTACGCGCACCTCACGGCCGGCCAGCGATCGTCCGATGCGGATCGGGACGAGCAGGAGTGA
- the thiD gene encoding bifunctional hydroxymethylpyrimidine kinase/phosphomethylpyrimidine kinase — protein sequence MPSAALPVALTIAGSDSGGGAGIQADLKTFHRFGVFGTSAITAVTVQDTRGVRAVHPIPLEVVTGQIEVVIDDLAPAACKTGMLATRDLVEGVADALRRHPIAAYVLDPVMVATSGDKLLDDDAVAAVRAHLLPLAAVVTPNTDEAEILTGLAVRDEAGLRAAARALVEAGAGAALVKGGHLEGPEAVDLLWDGRRERVWRHPRLDTDDTHGTGCTLSAAIAAGLARGRDLETAVDHAIEFVAAALARAPGLGKGHGPLDHFAPLPPGAALD from the coding sequence GTGCCCTCCGCCGCCCTCCCCGTCGCTCTCACCATCGCCGGCTCCGACTCCGGGGGCGGAGCGGGCATCCAGGCCGACCTCAAGACCTTCCACCGCTTCGGCGTGTTCGGCACCTCGGCGATCACCGCCGTGACGGTGCAGGATACCCGCGGCGTGCGGGCGGTACACCCGATCCCGCTCGAGGTGGTGACCGGCCAGATCGAGGTGGTGATCGACGACCTGGCCCCGGCCGCCTGCAAGACCGGCATGCTCGCCACCCGCGACCTGGTGGAGGGGGTGGCCGACGCCCTTCGGCGCCACCCCATCGCGGCGTACGTGCTCGACCCGGTGATGGTGGCCACCTCGGGCGACAAACTGCTCGACGACGACGCCGTCGCGGCGGTCCGCGCGCACCTGCTGCCTCTCGCCGCCGTGGTCACGCCCAACACCGACGAGGCCGAGATCCTGACCGGCCTCGCGGTGCGCGACGAGGCGGGGCTGCGCGCCGCGGCCCGAGCCCTGGTGGAGGCGGGGGCGGGGGCGGCCCTCGTGAAGGGCGGACACCTCGAGGGCCCCGAGGCCGTGGACCTGCTGTGGGACGGGCGACGGGAGCGCGTGTGGCGCCATCCCCGACTCGACACCGACGACACGCACGGCACCGGATGCACCCTGTCCGCGGCGATCGCCGCGGGACTCGCTCGCGGGCGCGATCTCGAGACCGCGGTCGACCACGCCATCGAGTTCGTGGCGGCCGCTCTCGCGCGCGCCCCCGGTCTCGGAAAGGGCCACGGACCGCTCGACCACTTCGCCCCCCTGCCCCCCGGGGCGGCCCTCGACTGA
- the atpA gene encoding F0F1 ATP synthase subunit alpha: protein MANDSHLRASEIKGVLLGEIENYEEELHAEEVGEVLEVKDGIARVYGLTKAMASEMLEITSGKTGDTVTALALNLEEDNIGAVVMGDWTSLHEGDQVRRTSRVLEIPVGAGYLGRVVDALGNPVDGKGPIDGIEGSRQIDIVAPGIVKRQPVDEPLQTGLKAIDAMIPVGRGQRELIIGDRGTGKTAIAIDTIINQKDTGVICVYCAIGQRAGKVANVVETLREHGALDYTIVVTANASDPAPMQYIAPYAATALAEHFMWQGKAALCVYDDLSKQAQAYRQLSLVLRRPPGREAYPGDVFYLHSRLLERAARLSDEHGGGSLTALPIIETQGGDVSAYIPTNVISITDGQIFLEPDLFYSGVRPAVNVGISVSRVGGAAQIKAMKKVAGNLRLDLAQFRELEAFAQFGSDLDAATQRQLARGQRTVEILKQPQYQPMPVENQVAAIYAVTKGYIDEVPVDRVRAWERGFHEHVKVHHAAVLELIRTGKVLSDEVTSGLDAAIAEWNEAFAAQSAAVATA from the coding sequence ATGGCCAACGATTCCCATCTGCGCGCCAGCGAGATCAAGGGCGTCCTTCTCGGCGAGATCGAGAACTACGAGGAAGAACTGCACGCCGAGGAAGTCGGCGAGGTCCTCGAGGTGAAGGACGGGATCGCCCGGGTCTACGGCCTGACCAAGGCCATGGCCAGCGAGATGCTCGAGATCACCTCGGGCAAGACGGGCGATACCGTCACCGCGCTCGCTCTGAACCTCGAAGAGGACAACATCGGCGCCGTCGTCATGGGAGACTGGACCTCCCTTCACGAGGGCGACCAGGTGCGGCGCACCAGCCGCGTGCTCGAGATTCCGGTCGGCGCCGGCTACCTCGGCCGCGTGGTGGATGCCCTCGGCAACCCCGTCGACGGCAAGGGGCCGATCGACGGCATCGAGGGCTCGCGTCAGATCGACATCGTGGCTCCGGGCATCGTGAAGCGGCAGCCGGTGGACGAGCCGCTGCAGACCGGGCTCAAGGCCATCGACGCCATGATCCCGGTGGGACGCGGCCAGCGCGAGCTGATCATCGGCGACCGCGGAACCGGCAAGACGGCGATCGCGATCGACACGATCATCAACCAGAAGGATACGGGCGTCATCTGCGTCTACTGCGCCATCGGTCAGCGCGCGGGCAAGGTGGCCAACGTCGTCGAGACGCTCCGGGAACACGGCGCGCTCGACTACACGATCGTGGTGACGGCCAACGCCTCCGATCCCGCGCCCATGCAGTACATCGCGCCCTATGCCGCCACGGCGCTGGCCGAGCACTTCATGTGGCAGGGCAAGGCCGCGCTCTGCGTGTACGACGACCTCTCGAAGCAGGCCCAGGCGTACCGCCAGCTGTCGCTGGTTCTGCGTCGTCCTCCGGGGCGCGAGGCCTACCCCGGCGACGTCTTCTACCTGCATTCGCGTCTGCTCGAGCGGGCCGCCCGTCTCTCCGACGAGCACGGCGGTGGATCGCTCACCGCGCTCCCGATCATCGAGACGCAGGGCGGCGACGTGTCGGCCTACATCCCGACCAACGTGATCTCGATCACCGACGGGCAGATCTTCCTCGAGCCCGACCTGTTCTACTCGGGGGTGCGGCCGGCCGTGAACGTCGGCATCTCCGTTTCGCGGGTGGGCGGCGCCGCGCAGATCAAGGCCATGAAGAAGGTGGCCGGAAACCTGCGCCTCGACCTCGCGCAGTTCCGCGAGCTCGAAGCCTTCGCTCAGTTCGGGTCGGACCTCGACGCGGCCACGCAGCGACAGCTCGCCCGCGGTCAGCGCACGGTCGAGATCCTCAAGCAGCCGCAGTACCAGCCCATGCCGGTGGAGAACCAGGTGGCCGCCATCTACGCGGTGACCAAGGGCTACATCGACGAGGTGCCGGTCGACCGCGTGCGCGCCTGGGAGCGGGGCTTCCACGAGCACGTGAAGGTGCATCACGCCGCGGTTCTCGAGCTGATCCGGACCGGAAAGGTTCTCAGCGACGAGGTCACCAGCGGTCTCGACGCCGCCATCGCCGAGTGGAACGAGGCCTTCGCGGCCCAGTCCGCCGCCGTGGCCACGGCCTGA
- the atpF gene encoding F0F1 ATP synthase subunit B, which yields MTVKRTLVTGLALIAVHPAVAAAAESEGGGLFAVNPGLSVWASVVFLALLGILWRFAWGPILGAVEAREERIQSALDESAAQREEAARLLTEHKAQLADARRQAGEILAEGRAAADRLRKELEEKARAEAQGIVESARREIEREKERALAELRAESVDLALAAAGKLMKEQLDDTRHRELVVGFLDELGSAEAGGAPA from the coding sequence ATGACAGTCAAGCGAACCCTGGTCACGGGCCTGGCGTTGATCGCGGTGCACCCCGCCGTCGCCGCTGCCGCGGAGAGTGAGGGCGGCGGGCTCTTCGCCGTGAACCCCGGTCTGTCCGTGTGGGCGTCGGTGGTGTTCCTGGCGCTCCTTGGAATCCTCTGGCGTTTCGCCTGGGGCCCCATTCTCGGCGCCGTCGAGGCCCGTGAGGAGCGGATTCAGTCCGCTCTCGACGAGTCCGCAGCGCAGCGTGAAGAGGCCGCGCGCCTCCTCACCGAGCACAAGGCTCAGCTGGCCGACGCGCGCCGTCAGGCCGGAGAGATCCTGGCCGAGGGACGGGCTGCGGCGGATCGACTCCGCAAGGAGCTCGAGGAGAAGGCCCGCGCCGAGGCGCAGGGGATCGTGGAGTCGGCCCGTCGAGAGATCGAGCGGGAGAAGGAGCGGGCGCTGGCCGAACTCCGTGCGGAGTCGGTCGACCTCGCTCTCGCCGCCGCGGGCAAGCTCATGAAGGAGCAGCTCGACGACACCCGCCACCGCGAACTGGTCGTCGGCTTCCTCGACGAGCTCGGTTCGGCGGAGGCCGGAGGAGCCCCGGCGTGA
- the atpH gene encoding ATP synthase F1 subunit delta: protein MRDQTVARNYAEALFDLARRHEGLEAFGEGIAMVASLVDDDPRLRQFLETPRIDAEAKKSALRKALGGRVPPMLVNFLLVVIDKRRQRLIGTIATEFAALVDEHENRAHVEVTVAQPLDDATSAALTERLSRLLGKTAVPHVRVDPSIIGGVVVRAGDTIYDGSLRRRLSRMRRQLMTASLSGGNEQPSQG, encoded by the coding sequence GTGAGAGACCAGACGGTAGCCCGCAACTACGCGGAGGCGCTCTTCGACCTCGCCCGCCGGCACGAGGGGCTCGAGGCGTTCGGAGAGGGCATCGCGATGGTCGCGTCGCTGGTCGACGACGACCCCCGGCTCCGGCAGTTTCTCGAGACGCCCCGCATCGATGCGGAGGCCAAGAAGTCGGCACTGCGAAAGGCCCTCGGGGGCCGTGTGCCGCCGATGCTGGTGAACTTCCTGCTGGTCGTGATCGACAAGCGGCGTCAGCGCCTCATCGGAACCATCGCCACCGAATTCGCCGCGCTGGTCGACGAGCACGAGAACCGGGCCCACGTGGAGGTGACGGTGGCCCAGCCTCTCGACGACGCGACCTCCGCGGCGCTCACCGAGCGTCTGTCCCGCCTGCTCGGCAAGACGGCGGTGCCCCACGTAAGGGTCGATCCCTCGATCATCGGCGGCGTGGTGGTTCGGGCGGGAGACACGATCTACGACGGCTCGCTTCGCCGGCGCCTCTCCCGGATGCGGCGACAGCTCATGACGGCTTCGTTGTCGGGTGGCAACGAACAACCTTCCCAAGGATAG